GGTTTGAGACAGCGTTGCATGACACGTTGAAAACGGCCAATGACACTGACAGCTGGCAGGGTAAGTCACCACGACGAGAAGACACACCATCATGATCAAGCCAACCAAGAGCGAATAGGCCACGTAAACAACGTCATCTACAACCGATACGCTGAGTCTGCCCGCGTGAACTGGGTCACGAGCTACGCTGCCACGGCAGAACCGGCTCAGCGACAACAATGGGATGAACTcatgacgccgaggagcatTGGATTGATCCTCCGAAGTATCAAGACCGACTACAAGCTGGTAGGTGACTTGACGAGCCCGTGAGGTAACTTGGAGTCTGACACCAACTCATCATTTAAACAGCCCATCACCTACCCGGACCAAGTCACGGTCATCCACAAACTGGCGGTCAAGCCAGACTACGGTGCCGATAgcgtcatcctcgaggccgtgaTCCTCTCGGAACAGCACAAAAGAATTGCAGCGAGGTGCTTTGAAGACATTGCCGTGTACGACTACCAGGCCGCCAAGCGGGCACCCTTGAAAGACTTCATGGTGGACGAGCTCCGCACGGTGTACGACCTCCAGGAGAAGAACAAGGGGGAAATGGACCAGTTAGCGGCAGCCATTGACAAAGCTATCGGCGCTTAGTGGGAGTGCAACGCCTACATGTATAGACTAGATCCCTGCGCTTAGATGAACAATGTGTTTGTGCTGGTGTCGGTGACCCAGCGCGGAGATCACTCCCAGTCTTTTCGCCTAGCTACTTGCTGACACCAGATTCGAAAGACAAACGCTTGCTATATACATTTTAACGATAGTGCCTATGTACAACTTTAGATACGTCCATCTCTGTGCCTATATACGAGGGTGGCTATGTTCAATTGGAAGCGACTGATATGTACGAGAAGTGAAGGGGGCCCCGCGCCACGCACGACTGGTGGCCAACTCCAGGCAGGGAGgcgtcgccaacgccatctCAAGTAGAGTAGACGGCGACGTAGGCAACCTCCATCATACTTCCGAAGCCGTCCTGAGTACCGCCGTTGGGATAACCAGGCTTTTAGGGCGTTAGCATGTTTCGGATCACTTTGGAGGTCAATGATGAGAGATTGATGTTGGGAAACTTacccaggcgccgccgacagcgacgtTCAGGATGAAAAACAGGGGGCTCTGCGCGACGGACCGCCAGACGTCATGGTTCCCGATGCGGCCGCCCGAGATTTGGTGGTACTGCTGACCGTCCAAAAACCAGGTGACGGTCTCGCCCTCCCAGGTCTGCGGCCGCCTGTCAATCTCGATGCGCCAGGTATGCCAGTCCTGGTTGGGGAAGCCGATGCTCGCACCCAGGCCGGTGCCCTCGTTGCAGATGCCGCCCGGGAACACGTCGCAGTGCATCGTCCCGTAGCCCGTGAGCCGTCCGTTGACCGTCTCCACGatgtcgagctcgccgcacTGTGGCCAGGGCGTGCCGTGGCGGACGGAGTCGCCGAGCATCCAGAATGCGGGCCAGATGCCCTGCTTGTTGTTGACGCTGTTGCCCCCGAAGCGGAtctgggcctcggcgcgggtGAGCTTCCAGTTCTCGGGCGCAAAGGTGTACCTGCTCTCCAGGCGAGCAGACGACCAGCCGTTCTTCTTGCTCCCGTCGCGCCAGGGAACGATTTGCAGGGTGGCGCCGCCACTCAGCTGGCTGTTCCTGTTGCTGTCGGTGTAGGTCTGGAGTTCGCCGTTGTATCCGAGGTCGCCCATAATGGTATTCCAGTTTCCGCCGTTTGGGCGCGACCCAGAACCTCCATCAAAAGTTTCTTGCCATAGCATCCTGAAACCGCCATAGTTGACGCCGCCCCACGCGTGGGCAGACGAGGCCAAAGCAAACAGGGCCACAAAGTTGAACTGAACCATGTTTGCAGATATGTACCAGGTTTAATATATACAGAGAAGACAACGTCTGCAAAACTGCAACCCAAAGCCGGGCTATTGAAAAGGAACTTGTCTCGGTGGGGGCATCACCAGATGATGGGGGATGTTCTTTCATATTTATATGCGCTGTCTGAAAGAGACAGAGAGGTTACCAAGGAGGTGACATGGTGACCCAACAAAGCGGATGACCGCGTGGTGCCGGGGGTGCAAGCTCTACCAGAGCACAGGCCCTTAACTCCGTCTACGCACTCTAACTCAAGTTCCCGCGGGATAGCTCAGAAGCGGAGCGTCTCACAGCACCCATTCGTCGGAGACATCACGGTGGTATGGAATCCGGGTCATGTTTCTCGAGCTTGTGCCTGTGGCAGGCCTCCATACTGCAGCTCCGAGGAAGGCCAGCCCGCCCCAAGTGACCGGCCACAGGACCAAGACCTGGGGTGCATGAAGGGTGCAGCACAGCAGTAGTGCCGAACAAAAAGGTTGGGCATGGCTCGCTCTCTTTCTTGAAAGTGCTACTCCGGGCATGCAGGAACTGTGGCTCC
Above is a genomic segment from Purpureocillium takamizusanense chromosome 2, complete sequence containing:
- a CDS encoding uncharacterized protein (COG:S~EggNog:ENOG503NX82) — encoded protein: MRSVLQQAFRRSQLRAAALPQIAPCPSRRHLSSAAAARNPNRDSVESEPKSAVLNPRWLGDLRSRIKQSLSRAQSENDAAPLREQLDRLDRQWVDLLAGREGFLTEPRWRGLDKHSVAWGDMDVMGHVNNVIYNRYAESARVNWVTSYAATAEPAQRQQWDELMTPRSIGLILRSIKTDYKLPITYPDQVTVIHKLAVKPDYGADSVILEAVILSEQHKRIAARCFEDIAVYDYQAAKRAPLKDFMVDELRTVYDLQEKNKGEMDQLAAAIDKAIGA
- a CDS encoding uncharacterized protein (SECRETED:SignalP(1-18~SECRETED:cutsite=AHA-WG~SECRETED:prob=0.6433)~COG:O~CAZy:GH16~EggNog:ENOG503P19Z); amino-acid sequence: MVQFNFVALFALASSAHAWGGVNYGGFRMLWQETFDGGSGSRPNGGNWNTIMGDLGYNGELQTYTDSNRNSQLSGGATLQIVPWRDGSKKNGWSSARLESRYTFAPENWKLTRAEAQIRFGGNSVNNKQGIWPAFWMLGDSVRHGTPWPQCGELDIVETVNGRLTGYGTMHCDVFPGGICNEGTGLGASIGFPNQDWHTWRIEIDRRPQTWEGETVTWFLDGQQYHQISGGRIGNHDVWRSVAQSPLFFILNVAVGGAWPGYPNGGTQDGFGSMMEVAYVAVYST
- a CDS encoding uncharacterized protein (COG:S~EggNog:ENOG503NX82), with amino-acid sequence MARSGQALGGLGRHGCHGRFETALHDTLKTANDTDSWQGHVNNVIYNRYAESARVNWVTSYAATAEPAQRQQWDELMTPRSIGLILRSIKTDYKLPITYPDQVTVIHKLAVKPDYGADSVILEAVILSEQHKRIAARCFEDIAVYDYQAAKRAPLKDFMVDELRTVYDLQEKNKGEMDQLAAAIDKAIGA